Below is a window of Sulfurisphaera ohwakuensis DNA.
TATCACGAAACCTATAACTATTGGTGGTATAATAGAATTTTCTGAAGAAGAAGTTCAGAGGTCAATTGGCAAATCTCAAAAGATTAAGGTTGAGGTTGTTAATAAGTTGAGATACAATAATAGATTTATTGAGTGGAGTTTAGAATCTTTTTCTGTAAATAATTCTCCGCCTACAAGAGATCAATTCGAAGAAGTAAAATCATTATTTTCTTTAGCTTCTCAATCAGTAGAATATGTTCCAATATTCGATCAGACATATTTTGATGCAATATTAAAGAAAATGATAGAAATGAATAGAAGCCCAATAAACATGAGAAGAAAATGGTATGATTTCGTCAATTTAATAGGAGAAGTAATACCAGAAATTAAAGGAATAGAGTTCTGGGATTCTGGCAAACTAGTTTTAAATATTCAAAACTTACCTATTTACATAGATTTAGCAGCTAGTGGTTTTCAAAGAGTTATTCTAATGTTATTTATTTTATGGCTTAGTGGTAGAAAGATCTTATTACTTGAGGAGCCAGAAGTAAATATGTATCCAACATTACAATCTAGAATAATGAAGCTTATAAAAGACTGGACAAATAATAGTGTTTTTCAAGTCTTCATAACTACTCATTCTCCTTACATAATTTCGTCTAATGTAGATAATTATATTATTATGAAGAAGAAGAATGGAGTTTCTTCGGCAATCAAAGTCACATTAGATGAACAATTAAGAACTATAACTGGAATTTTGAGAGTTAACTTAGGAGATGTTCTCTTTAATAGGCTTATTGTTTTAACTAGTGAATTAGCTGAACCATCAGTTATTTTAAATTGGCTTAGAAGAATAGGGATTTCTAACGACGAGTTAGGAATAGGAATATATAAGGTGAACAATGAGTTAGAACTGCAATTATGGTTAAAAATGCGTGAAATGTTAGGGTTAGATGTGATTTTCCTAGGCTTGTGTGATAAGATTGATATTAATTTAAAGGACTATTGTGTACCATTAGGGAGAGAAATAGAGAATTATTATACAAAAGGGAGATTGATCGATGTTATTAGAAAGTTCGGTGTTTATCCGGATGAAAAAGAGTTAAGAGACTTAACTAAAGAGGAAACCTATCGTTGGTTAGTTAATGTGTTTAAGAAGAGAGGAATTGATTATGATAAGATTAGAAATAGTATAGGTGAGCTAGTAACTATGTATGATGGTGTTGAGATGCCTAAAGAAATGGAGATACTTGCAAATAAAATTAAATCTTTAGAATCTATATAATAAAACTATGAGTGAGTTACTATTTGCTATTGGCTTGACTGCAATATTTTTGGGTCTCATATTAGTAATGGTAGGTCTCTTCTTAGAATTTACGAAGAGTGAAAAAAGAAGAGCAGAAGAGGAAGAAAATAGGCAAGGAGAACAAAGAAGCGAATATGGAGGAGTTATATTTATAGGACCTATTCCTATAGTTTTTGGAAGCAATAAAAAAATAGCAAAAACTATGTTAATTTTAGGTATAATAATATTTATTATCTTTTTAATACTTACTATTGTTATAACATACCTCTAGCTTTCATAGCATTTACTACTCTTTCAATTGAAATTGCCATTGCAGCTGTCCTTAGGTCTTGATCACCTAGTTTGTTATACTTTTGATATACTCCTTCAAATGCGTTTTCCATCCTTTGTATAATTAATTTTCTGGCTTCTTCTTCGCTCATTATTTCTCCCATTTTATTATTAGCCCATTCTACGTAACTTCCAACAACACCTCCAGCATTAGCTAAAATATCTGGAACTACTGGTATTCCTCTTTCTTTCATTATAGCATCTGCATCTGCAGTAAGAGGTCCATTAGCCCCTTCTACAATTAATTTAGTCTTTACTTTTGGTGCATTAAACTTGTTTATTACATTTTCTAAGGCTGCTGGGATAAGAATATCACATTCAGATATTAGTAATTCGTCATTTGTGACTTTCTTACCAGATGGGTAATTAATTACCGAACCAGTTGTTTCTTTTATTTCTATTATTTTTTGAACATCAATACCATTAGGATCTATCACACCACCTTTAGAATCGCTTACCCCAATTATTTTTGCACCCATTTCTTGCAAGAATTTTGCTGTATAAGTACCCACATTTCCAAATCCTTGGATTATTACTGTAGCACCTTCAATTCCACCTAAGAATTTTTTAGCTGAAGCTTTAGCTATTGTAGCTACACCAAGTCCAGTACTGTATATTCGTGCAGGTAATCCTCCCAGTTCTATAGGTTTACCAGTGAATACTGCAAAATCTGCTTTTCCAGTTATTTTTATGTACTCATCTAAATACCAGGCCATAATCTGTGGATTAGTATTTACATCTGGTGCTGGTATATCTATATCACTTCCAATATATTTATATAGTGCATCTACATATCTGCGGGATAATGCTTCTAACTCTTCTTTCGTTAGCTTTGAAGGATCGACCCTTATACCTCCTTTTCCACCGCCATAAGGTAGTTGAAGTAATGAGTTTTTCCATGTCATCATCATTGACAACGCTATAACTTCGTCTTGTGTAACATCTGGATGATATCTTACTCCACCTTTGTAAGGACCTAATGCACTGTTGTGTTGTGATCTCCATCCTACAAATGTTTTTACTTTACCATCAGCTCCTTTTATTTCGATTTTTACCTGGATTACTCTTTCTGGTGTTGATAAAACTTGTAAAACATCTTCTGTTAGGCCTAGGATTTCACCTACATGATATAACTTTTTAACTTGTTGATCATAAAGATTTGAGGTAAGGGTTTCTTGGACTGCTGAATTCATGATCTCGTTCTCTATATTCTCAATCTAAAAATTTTAACTTATCTATATACTTTACTTTAGTTGTTTTAACTTACAATTTATCTCTGTCTAAAAAGAATAATTATTGCAGAGACTATTACAGTAAACACTATCGCAATTATTAATCCTTCATTAAAGTTTACTAAAGAATAGGGTAAAGTCTTATATGTCGGAGAAGTAACATTTATATAATTCTGGTTTAAACTTACAAATTGATTTCCTAAATAATCTAATTTTATCGTATAGTTATGAAGTAGATTGCTATAGATAAGTTCTTCTAATAATATATGTGATTGTTGTGAGAAATACAAGTACACAGTAGTATTAGTACTTACATTTCTATAGAGCATTGCATTTACTATGCTTCCATTAACAAGTTTTATAGGGGTAGTATTTACATAATCAAATAATTTTCCATTCCAAGTAATTATAGTATCGTTAGAGGGCATAAATGTTAGAACTAGGTCATTAATTGGTTTAAAGTATAGTTCAAAATTTACATTTAATCCATAAAAGGTCTCTGGTTCAACAAGTTTTCCTTCATGTGGATAAAGTAAATAAACTATTTGCCCTACATAATTACCAGATATTAAAGGATAATATGCTTCAACATAGTTGCTGGCTTGTAAGGTCTTTGATGCGGAACTATATAAATATTCTATATATAGATAAGGCTGAGATAAATATGGATTTGTATTAGAGTTTAAAGTGATGTTAAATTCGTTATAATAATTTAATAAGCTCATAATTAACGTAGAGCCATTATATGTTGTAGAATAATTAGCTAAATACCCATTATAAAGTATTTCATATTCTTGGAAATACGATGAGTTATATACTATAAAGTAATTATACGCTGTAATATTTTTTCCATTTATAGTGTAGTTTTGGATTTTTGCGAAAAACATTACATATGTAGAACCTGTAACTAGAGCATATGTGTTGTTTAATAATAGGAATGGTAATATGTAAGGATATTTTACGTTCATTATATCTGTAAATAAGTTAATAGAATAATTACCTTGCTGCATAAAAGTAAAATTCTTTGTGAAATTCCCAGAAATAATGACATTAATTTTCGTCCCAGTAATATTGGTTACAGTGTAGTTTATTATATAAGAGGAAATTACTTTTTGTACTGTTGTTGGTTTTACTGTTGTTGTAGTTGTTTTATTAACTATACTTGACTGTGTTTCGTTAACTGTAATACTCTTTTCTAGTACTATTTTATATTCTAGATTTTTATAAATAGTTATGTTATTAATTACTTGAACATGATTATAGTTATTATATATGGTTGGCAGTGAATTAGTTATTATTAAAGGCAAGGGTAATATTAACAATAGGAGTAAAATACTTTTAATCATCTCATTTCTACGTAAACTAACTATATATTAACTTTTTTCCCATGTAAACTTTATATGGAATATCCTTTAGTAGCAGTAGGAGGGGTTATTTTCAATAAAGATAGAAAAGTTTTACTTGTTAAAAGAAAAAATCCACCAAATAAAGGTAGTTGGGCTATACCTGGGGGAAAAGTAAAATATGGTGAAACATTAGAAGAAGCTGTCAAGAGAGAGATTAAAGAAGAGACAAACTTAAATGTAAAGGTAAAGGAGTTATTAGCTATAGTTGAAATAATTAAGGAAGGTTTTCATTATATTATTCTAGATTTTATATGTGAAAATATTGAAGGAGAACTTATGGCAAATAGTGATGCAGAAGATGCTAGATTTTTCTCCTTTGATGAATTAATAAACATAGCGGTTAGTCCTACTACTATAGAAATGTTAAAAAGATATTTTGATGGCGAAAAAACGCCAATTATAATAACGGAAAGATCTACTCAAATCTCCAAGTAGATTTGTCTTTACTATCTAATACCTTTACTCCAGCGTTAGCCAAAATAGCTCTTATTTGATCGCTTAAATCGTACATTTTTTTCATTCTGAGCTGATTTCTTATTTCCACTACTGCATCTATCACTTTACTTAACATCTCATATGTAGGATAAAATTCTTCATCCATTACACCGAACACGTAGTTGAATTGTCTAAGTGCATCGAATGCTAACATTGCTGACATAAAGTCTCTACTATACTGTATTTTTCCGAAAACTAGGCTAACAATTTCATGAATATATGATAATGCTTTTGCCGTGTCAAAATCTTCACTCATGGCAGCATGAAAACCTTTGATTAATTCTATGATATTTCTTTGTATTTGTATATCCTCGTCTTTTGAATAGTACTTAGGACCTTCTTTAATAATATCTCTGATTATACTAATTGCATCTTTTAGTCTTGTTAGGGCATTTCTCGCTTGATCTAACGAGTCCTCATTAAAATCAAGACTACTTCTATAATGTGATGAAAGATACCAATATCGTAATACTGAGGGTCCCCATTTCTTTAATGCTTCATTAAGTGGAATTATGTTTCCTAGAGACTTACTCATCTTTTCTTTCTTTATAGTAAGATAAGATACATGAACCCAATATTTTACCCATTGTTTTCCTAGTAAAGCCTCACTTTGTGCTCTTTCATTTTCATGATGGGGAAAAATAAGATCTATTCCTCCACCATGAATATCAAATTCTTCACCTAAATATCTCATTGACATTGTTGAACATTCTATATGCCAACCTGGTCTTCCTTTTCCCCACGGAGATTCCCAGTAGGGTTCTCCAGGTTTCCAAGCTTTCCATAACGCAAAATCGTAAGGATTTTTCTTTTCTTTAACAAATTCCTCTCCTTGATTCCATTCTTCTTTTTTAGTCCCAGAAAGTAATCCATAAGAAGGAAATG
It encodes the following:
- a CDS encoding ATP-dependent nuclease encodes the protein MKIINFYVDNFRSLSNIRLEDLGGLNVIVGYNGYGKTNLLTAIYLFIKNLNAGIEKRSIEDRDQEYMLLWRDYDITKPITIGGIIEFSEEEVQRSIGKSQKIKVEVVNKLRYNNRFIEWSLESFSVNNSPPTRDQFEEVKSLFSLASQSVEYVPIFDQTYFDAILKKMIEMNRSPINMRRKWYDFVNLIGEVIPEIKGIEFWDSGKLVLNIQNLPIYIDLAASGFQRVILMLFILWLSGRKILLLEEPEVNMYPTLQSRIMKLIKDWTNNSVFQVFITTHSPYIISSNVDNYIIMKKKNGVSSAIKVTLDEQLRTITGILRVNLGDVLFNRLIVLTSELAEPSVILNWLRRIGISNDELGIGIYKVNNELELQLWLKMREMLGLDVIFLGLCDKIDINLKDYCVPLGREIENYYTKGRLIDVIRKFGVYPDEKELRDLTKEETYRWLVNVFKKRGIDYDKIRNSIGELVTMYDGVEMPKEMEILANKIKSLESI
- a CDS encoding TIGR00304 family membrane protein, whose amino-acid sequence is MSELLFAIGLTAIFLGLILVMVGLFLEFTKSEKRRAEEEENRQGEQRSEYGGVIFIGPIPIVFGSNKKIAKTMLILGIIIFIIFLILTIVITYL
- a CDS encoding Glu/Leu/Phe/Val family dehydrogenase encodes the protein MNSAVQETLTSNLYDQQVKKLYHVGEILGLTEDVLQVLSTPERVIQVKIEIKGADGKVKTFVGWRSQHNSALGPYKGGVRYHPDVTQDEVIALSMMMTWKNSLLQLPYGGGKGGIRVDPSKLTKEELEALSRRYVDALYKYIGSDIDIPAPDVNTNPQIMAWYLDEYIKITGKADFAVFTGKPIELGGLPARIYSTGLGVATIAKASAKKFLGGIEGATVIIQGFGNVGTYTAKFLQEMGAKIIGVSDSKGGVIDPNGIDVQKIIEIKETTGSVINYPSGKKVTNDELLISECDILIPAALENVINKFNAPKVKTKLIVEGANGPLTADADAIMKERGIPVVPDILANAGGVVGSYVEWANNKMGEIMSEEEARKLIIQRMENAFEGVYQKYNKLGDQDLRTAAMAISIERVVNAMKARGML
- a CDS encoding NUDIX hydrolase codes for the protein MEYPLVAVGGVIFNKDRKVLLVKRKNPPNKGSWAIPGGKVKYGETLEEAVKREIKEETNLNVKVKELLAIVEIIKEGFHYIILDFICENIEGELMANSDAEDARFFSFDELINIAVSPTTIEMLKRYFDGEKTPIIITERSTQISK
- the cysS gene encoding cysteine--tRNA ligase; its protein translation is MQIRIYNTLGRKIQPLETVEPQTVKMYVCGPTVYDYLHIGHGRTFVSFDAMVRYLRLRGYNVIRVQNITDIDDKIIKKAQETGKDWTEIVDFYTKDYLNALTQLKIEIDQHPRVTYHIKEIINFIQKLIDKGHAYVAKSGSVYFDVDSFPSYGLLSGTKKEEWNQGEEFVKEKKNPYDFALWKAWKPGEPYWESPWGKGRPGWHIECSTMSMRYLGEEFDIHGGGIDLIFPHHENERAQSEALLGKQWVKYWVHVSYLTIKKEKMSKSLGNIIPLNEALKKWGPSVLRYWYLSSHYRSSLDFNEDSLDQARNALTRLKDAISIIRDIIKEGPKYYSKDEDIQIQRNIIELIKGFHAAMSEDFDTAKALSYIHEIVSLVFGKIQYSRDFMSAMLAFDALRQFNYVFGVMDEEFYPTYEMLSKVIDAVVEIRNQLRMKKMYDLSDQIRAILANAGVKVLDSKDKSTWRFE